A window from Malassezia japonica chromosome 1, complete sequence encodes these proteins:
- the SLU7 gene encoding mRNA splicing protein (EggNog:ENOG503NWMQ; BUSCO:EOG09262NNS; COG:A) → MPPKDEGKSEEKPVHHELNPHIPAFMMNAPWYMEGAGDALAHQRKPDDGKHQEAGMSDWYKRGLTAGPAATRYRKGACENCGAMSHKTRDCLERPRKRGAKWTGKDIRPDEVVQSLDKDFSFDAKRDRWNGYDPSMHKEVVRKYEAIEQERHRLREEEIDNQTATDLNTAKKIAKKDKAREHASDDDFDSSSSDEDDDKYAEKASMVGQAMDGDKRSTVRNLRIREDRAKYLYNLNTDSAYYDPKTRSMREVPVGDGDEAFERSKGDHVEMQKLQMFAWQSESRGNAIHMQANPTVNEMQYKEYQQKKDKHLEETRSSILEKYGGEEHLKSLPKELLAGQTEHYVEYSPSGQVIKGQARATPKSRYEEDVLDTNHTSVWGSWYDMSTGAWGYKCCHNTVHRSYCTGKAGIEAASAAAASQS, encoded by the coding sequence ATGCCGCCCAAAGACGAAGGCAAGAGCGAGGAGAAGCCGGTTCACCATGAGTTGAATCCGCATATCCCCGCGTTCATGATGAACGCGCCGTGGTATATGGAAGGTGCTGGtgatgcgcttgcgcaccaGCGCAAGCCGGACGACGGCAAGCACCAGGAGGCGGGCATGAGCGACTGGTACAAGCGCGGCCTGACGGCCGGTCctgccgcgacgcgctacCGCAAAGGCGCGTGCGAGAACTGCGGCGCGATGTCGCACAAGACGCGCGACTGCCTGGAGCGTCCCCGGAAGCGTGGCGCGAAGTGGACCGGCAAAGACATCCGGCCGGACGAGGTGGTCCAGTCGCTCGACAAAGACTTTAGCTTCGACGCGAAGCGCGACCGGTGGAACGGGTACGATCCGTCGATGCACAAAGAGGTCGTGCGCAAGTacgaggcgatcgagcaggagcgccacCGGCTGCGCGAAGAAGAGATCGATAACCAGACCGCCACGGATCTGAACACCGCCAAGAAGATCGCCAAGAAGgacaaggcgcgcgagcacgcgTCGGATGACGACTTTgacagcagcagcagcgacgaggatgacgaCAAGTACGCAGAAAAGGCCAGCATGGTCGGCCAGGCGATGGACGGCGACAAGCGCAGCACGGTGCGCAACCTGCGCATCCGCGAGGACCGCGCCAAGTACCTGTACAACCTCAACACCGACTCGGCGTACTACGATCCCAAGACACGCTCCATGCGCGAGGTGCCGGTTGGTGACGGGGACGAGGCGTTTGAGCGTAGCAAGGGCGACCACGTCGAGATGCAAAAGCTCCAGATGTTTGCCTGGCAGAGCGAGTCGCGGGGCAACGCGATACACATGCAGGCCAACCCCACCGTGAACGAGATGCAGTACAAAGAGTACCAGCAAAAGAAGGACAAGCACCTCGAAGagacgcgcagcagcatCCTCGAAAAGTACGGCGGCGAAGAGCACCTCAAGTCCCTGCCGAaagagctgctcgcgggACAGACCGAGCACTACGTCGAGTACAGCCCCTCCGGCCAGGTAATTAAGGgccaggcgcgcgcgacgccgaaaTCGCGGTACGAGGAGGACGTCTTGGACACGAATCACACCTCCGTCTGGGGGTCGTGGTACGACATGAGCACGGGGGCATGGGGGTACAAGTGCTGCCACAACACCGTGCACCGCTCGTACTGCACCGGCAAGGCAGGCATCGAggccgcaagcgccgcggcggcgtcgcagtCGTAG
- a CDS encoding uncharacterized protein (COG:H; EggNog:ENOG503NUM6) — MAQKEVDTLVIGAGPTGLGAAKRLNQLNLSSWTLVDANDEAGGLASTDVTKEGFLFDVGGHVIFSHYSYFDDVIHEALPQKEDWYEHERVSYVRSRDVWVPYPYQNNITVLPVEDQVKCIEGMIDAAELRARSTTPPKTFDEWIVRMMGEGLADLFMRPYNFKVWAVPTTLMQCKWLGERVAAPNLKMVVSNTLNKKVAGNWGPNATFKFPARDGTGGIWKSVAKTLPQDKLQFKKRVTKVDADGHVAHFDDGSSIKYKQLVSTMGLDFLVDNLEGIDQASKDQLQKTVKDKLVYSSTHVIGIGIRGERPNRIGDKCWLYFPEDDSPFYRATIFSNYSPYNCPQEGDKLPTLQYADPAHGTPSSDAKGGPYWSLMMEVSESHLKPVNNETVLEDTIRGCVNTQLLLPDSEIVSTYHRKFTPGYPTPSLERDAALQEILPVLQQRFDILSRGRFGSWKYEVGNQDHSFMLGVEAVDRALFGSPEMTLESPDFVNGRRNTERRLTAA, encoded by the exons ATGGCACAGAAGGAAGTCGATACTCTGGTGATTGGCGCGG GCCCGACCGGCCTGGGCGCCGCCAAGCGTCTGAACCAGCTC AACCTGTCGTCCTGGACGCTGGTTGACGCCAacgacgaggccggcgGTCTCGCGTCGACCGACGTGACCAAGGAGGGCTTCCTCTTTGACGTCGGCGGCCACGTCATCTTCTCGCACTACAGCTACTTTGACGACGTGAtccacgaggcgctgcccCAGAAGGAGGACTGGtacgagcacgagcgtgtCTCGTACGTCCGCAGCCGCGACGTCTGGGTGCCTT ACCCCTACCAGAACAACATCACCGTGCTCCCGGTCGAGGACCAGGTCAAGTGCATCGAGGGTATGATtgacgcggccgagctccgtgcgcgctccacgacgccgcccaAGACCTTTGACGAGTGGATCGTCCGCATGatgg GCGAGGGTCTTGCCGATCTGTTCATGCGCCCGTACAACTTCAAGGTGTGGGCCGTGCCTACGACCCTGATGCAGTGCAAGTGGCTCGGTGAgcgtgtcgctgcgccgaaCCTGAAGATGGTCGTCTCCAACACCCTCAACAAGAAGGTGGCCGGCAACTGGGGCCCGAACGCCACGTTCAAGTTCCCGGCGCGTGACGGCACCGGCGGTATCTGGAAGTCGGTCGCCAAGACGTTGCCCCAGGACAAGCTGCAGTTCAAGAAGCGCGTCACCAaggtcgacgccgacggccacgtcgcgcacttTGACGACGGCTCGTCGATCAAGTACAAGCAGCTCGTGTCGACCATGGGCCTTGACTTCCTCGTGGACAACCTCGAGGGCATCGACCAGGCCTCCAAGGACCAGCTCCAGAAGACGGTCAAGGACAAGCTCGTCTACTCCTCGACGCACGTCATCGGTATCGGTatccgcggcgagcgcccgAACCGCATCGGCGACAAGTGCTGGCTGTACTTCCCGGAGGACGACAGCCCCTTTTACCGCGCTACGATCTTCTCCAACTACAGCCCGTACAACTGCCCGCAGGAGGGCGACAAGCTGCCTACCCTGCAGTACGCTGACcccgcgcacggcacgccgtcgtcggACGCCAAGGGCGGCCCGTACTGGTCGCTGA TGATGGAAGTCTCCGAGTCGCACCTCAAGCCGGTCAACAACGAGacggtgctcgaggacaCGATCCGCGGCTGCGTCAacacgcagctcctcctccCGGACAGCGAGATCGTCAGCACCTACCACCGCAAGTTCACGCCGGGCTACCCCACCCCGAgcctggagcgcgacgcggcgctccaggagATCCTCCCGGTGCTCCAGCAGCGCTTCGACATCCTCTCGCGCGGCCGCTTCGGCTCGTGGAAGTACGAGGTCGGCAACCAGGACCACTCGTTCATGCTCGGTGTCGAGGCCGTGGACCGCGCACTGTTCGGCTCGCCCGAGATGACCCTCGAGTCGCCCGACTTTGTCAACGGCCGCCGCAAcacggagcgccgcctgacGGCGGCCTAA
- the RPL44 gene encoding 40s ribosomal protein L44e (COG:J; BUSCO:EOG09265JX6; EggNog:ENOG503P3Z6), translated as MVNIPKTRRTYCKGKTCRKHTPHKVTQYKSGKASEYAQGKRRYVRKQKGYGGQTKPVFQKKAKTTKKVVLRLECTVCKYRAHLALKRCKHFELGGDKKTKGAALVF; from the exons ATGGTGAACATCCCGAAGACGCGCAGGACCTACTGCAAGGGTAAGACCTGCAGGAAGCACAC TCCCCACAAGGTGACCCAGTACAAGTCGGGTAAGGCGTCTGAGTACGCTCAGGGTAAGCGTCGTTACGTCCGGAAGCAGAAGGGTTACGGTGGTCAGACCAAGCCCGTCTTCCAGAAGAAGGCCAAGACCACCAAGAAGGTGGTGCTCCGTCTCGAGTGCACCGTGTGCAAATACCGTGCTCACCTCGCGCTCAAGCGCTGCAAGCA CTTCGAGCTTGGCGGTGACAAGAAGACCAAGGGCGCTGCCCTTGTGTTCTAA
- a CDS encoding uncharacterized protein (TransMembrane:12 (i59-81o87-111i123-145o165-186i198-219o246-266i286-306o342-364i384-404o410-435i456-479o485-507i); EggNog:ENOG503NWGB; COG:E), protein MSDSDTMADTEPDKNGYKSVDAADEEQAIRHGTQPDDAFVTLREGRDLARGLRQRHISLIAIAGAIGTGLFLGLGGAIQTAGPLGALLGYATVGLVVCAVQFALGEVTALLPVTGSFVRHAEFFVDPALGFAIGYNIVYGNWMSIPAEFSAICVLFQFWTDVSSAVWIVVFILLTSAVGMSLIRVYGEVEYWFALLKIIFIVFLIILGLVINLGGVSGVPRLGFHYWDTPGPFVEYIASGSWGKFLGYWAVMTSAVFSFAGTESIAMAAAETQSPRQVIPNACKRVFVRVTVFYILAVLIVGMLVASDDPRLDNQSGTAAQSPFVIASSAAQIRAIPSVVNAVVITSAWSSANQALLAGTRVLYGLALKDQAPKVFLRTTSWGVPYVCVALQSAFMLLAFMSLSNTALTVFYWFVNLTACGVLISWITILLNHYRMLLALKKQGISTRELPWHNRWTAYSTPVALVVCVIILLTGGFSVFTRGNWSASGFVSSYLDIPLVLTAFVLWKWIKKTKIVSLVDIPLRAALDEVERHPEQKLEEPRGWKKLLGMLWD, encoded by the coding sequence ATGTCCGACTCGGACACCATGGCCGACACGGAGCCGGACAAGAATGGTTACAAGAGCGTGGATGCCGCagacgaggagcaggcgaTAAGGCACGGTACGCAGCCCGACGACGCTTTCGTGACACTGCGCGAGGGACGCGACTTGGCGCGGGGactgcgccagcgccatATCAGTCTGATCGCGATCGCTGGTGCGATCGGCACAGGTCTTTTCTtgggcctcggcggcgcgatccAGACCGCcgggccgctcggcgcgctcttgGGCTACGCGACCGTGGGCCTGGTCGTGTGTGCGGTGCAgtttgcgctcggcgaagTGACTGCGCTACTTCCGGTGACGGGCTCATTTGTGCGCCATGCCGAATTCTTTGTAGACCCCGCGCTGGGTTTCGCGATCGGATACAATATCGTGTACGGCAACTGGATGTCGATTCCAGCCGAGTTCTCGGCGATCTGTGTCCTGTTCCAGTTCTGGACGGACGTGTCGTCGGCGGTGTGGATTGTTGTCTTTATCCTGCTGACTTCCGCGGTGGGCATGTCGCTGATCCGTGTCTATGGCGAGGTGGAGTACTGGTTTGCGCTGCTTAAGATCATCTTTATCGTCTTTCTCATCATCCTCGGCCTTGTGATTAACCTGGGTGGCGTATCTGGAGTGCCACGCCTCGGATTCCACTACTGGGACACGCCCGGGCCGTTTGTCGAGTACATCGCATCCGGGTCCTGGGGCAAGTTTTTGGGCTACTGGGCGGTGATGACGTCTGCCGTCTTTTCTTTTGCGGGCACCGAATCGATTGCGATGGCCGCTGCCGAGACGCAGAGTCCCCGCCAAGTAATCCCCAATGCGTGCAAGCGGGTATTTGTGCGAGTGACCGTCTTTTATATTCTTGCCGTGCTCATCGTCGGCATGCtggtcgcgagcgacgatCCACGTCTGGACAACCAGTCTggcaccgcggcgcagtCGCCGTTCGTCATTGCAtcgagcgctgcgcagaTCCGTGCGATTCCCTCGGTGGTGAATGCGGTGGTGATCACCTCGGCGTGGTCCTCGGCGaaccaggcgctgctggcggGCACGCGTGTCCTCTATGGCCTTGCGCTGAAGGACCAGGCCCCCAAGGTCTTTTTGCGCACCACGAGCTGGGGCGTGCCGTATGTGTgtgtcgcgctgcagagCGCCTTTATGTTGCTCGCGTTCATGTCGCTGTCGAACACTGCGCTGACCGTCTTTTACTGGTTCGTGAACCTGACGGCGTGTGGTGTGCTGATTTCGTGGATCACCATCCTGCTGAACCATTATCGCATGCTCCTGGCGCTCAAGAAACAAGGCATATccacgcgcgagctgccgtGGCACAATCGCTGGACGGCGTATTCGACGCCCGTTGCGCTCGTCGTTTGCGTCATCATCCTCCTGACTGGCGGTTTTAGCGTCTTTACGCGGGGCAACTGGAGTGCGAGCGGCTTTGTATCGAGCTATCTCGACATTCCGCTGGTCCTTACCGCGTTTGTCCTATGGAAATGGATAAAAAAAACGAAAATTGTGTCGCTTGTCGACATACCGctccgcgcggcgctcgacgaggtcgagcggcaTCCCGAGCAAAAATTGGAGGAGCCGCGCGGTTGGAAAAAGTTGCTGGGAATGTTGTGGGACTAG
- the TAF9 gene encoding Transcription initiation factor TFIID subunit 9 (COG:J; BUSCO:EOG092650VI; EggNog:ENOG503P2T1) has protein sequence MSTSKTEGRTNNAGPSAAPIPRDARLMSLILASMGIEDAEPAVLVQLMEFANRYTSQVLQDALVYADHAASRQGGSNVSIDDVQLAIQSRVNYSFSQPPPKEMLLSLASSLNSVPLPPVSNRHGIRLPPPEHCLVNVNFSIVPDAPETTFGDSIIPPEPQQHEGTNASPGKDSVGDTTMEDATQDQGAQGTKRALEEDEEYD, from the exons ATGTCGACGAGCAAGACGGAAGGGCGCACGAACAACGCCGGGCcgtccgcggcgccgatccCACGCGATGCACGTCTCATGTCGCTGATTCTCGCGAGTATGGGTATCGAGGATGCGGAGCCTGCGGTGCTCGTCCAGCTCATGGAATTCGCCAACC GGTACACCAGCCAAGTGCTgcaggatgcgctcgtgTATGCGGACCATGCCGCATCGCGCCAGGGGGGGAGCAACGTGTCGATTGAcgacgtgcagctcgcgatCCAGAGCCGCGTGAACTACTCGTTctcgcagccgccgccaaAGGAGATGCTGCTTTCGCTCGCATCGTCGCTCAATAGCGTGCCGCTCCCGCCAGTGTCGAACCGCCACGGTATccgcctgccgccgccggagcACTGTCTCGTGAACGTCAACTTCTCGATCGTGCCGGACGCGCCAGAGACGACGTTTGGCGACTCGATCATCCCGCCAGAGCCGCAGCAACACGAGGGCACGAACGCCTCGCCAGGAAAGGACTCGGTGGGGGATACAACCATGGAGGACGCAACGCAGGACCAGGGCGCGCAGGGCACCAAGCGTGCTTTggaggaggacgaagaGTACGACTAG
- the BUR1 gene encoding [pyruvate dehydrogenase (acetyl-transferring)] kinase (COG:D; EggNog:ENOG503NU5C): MSRDREYDGRPPVRAPRSPGREHPYDGGGRARSRSPPRPYDKNRPGNMQRRRSFGPRWRDDRRDDRMRAHDYDDQPYDMPRRDGPDRGRPRPAPYHLDDPQETRPPPAAYTETRTARNEAKRKPSRPEMRPRDEPVDDAPPVRPKLATPIKVRSGPRPGTLARRARARPAPLAERVFEGCSTLDKYEITVKLGQGTFGEVKKGKQLSSGRDVALKKVTIHEVKDGMPITALREIKLLKTLRHPYIVPVIDMAYNPSGERGKMGEVFMVEPYMDHDLNGLLDNPTIQLQMNQIKLYMRQLLEGTLYMHQNRILHRDMKAANLLIDNNGQLQIADFGLARPYFDPGHAWKARGWKGGSNNYTDMVVTRWYRPPELLAGQRNYGPPIDMWGIGCILAEMVTGKPLFKGASEINQLELIASLCGSPNDDNFPGWSKLPGVKNATASGRPDNNPATQGRHDFGRHPRVVRQHFTTVVDVGRECADLIDRLLVLDPCKRMTAAEALEHEWFWTKPYPADPASLPKYNPSKEIDRNKHGHKVPGRVQMAPMPGVHPPMPIPSARDALPMVPPPMAIPPPQQPPMAPGGGAYPPMPRLPMAPAPPRGGGFQRGKDQGWYNPATGAPARPGGGPPKYY; encoded by the exons ATGTCGCGGGACCGTGAGTACGACGGGCGCCCCCCGGTGCGCGctccgcgctcgccgggcCGCGAGCACCCGTACGATGGAGGGGGACGCGCGCGTTCGCGCTCGCCCCCGCGTCCGTACGACAAAAACCGGCCGGGCAACATGCAGCGACGCCGGAGCTTTGggccgcgctggcgcgacgatcgccgcgacgaccgcaTGCGCGCGCACGACTACGACGACCAGCCGTACGAcatgccgcggcgcgacgggccGGACCGCGGGCGCccccgcccggcgccgtACCACCTCGACGATCCGCAGGAAACGCGCCCTCCGCCCGCGGCCTACACCGAGACCCGCACGGCACGCAACGAGGCGAAGCGCAAGCCGTCGCGCCCCGAgatgcggccgcgcgacgagccggtGGACGATGCACCGCCTGTGCGCCCGaagctcgcgacgccgatcaaggtgcgcagcggcccccggcccggcacgctcgcccgccgggcgcgtgcgcggcctgcgccgcttgccgagcgcgtcttTGAGGGGTGCAGCACGCTGGACAAGTACGAAATTACCGTCAAGCTCGGCCAAGGCACATTTGG cgaggTCAAAAAAGGAAAGCAGCTCTCGAGTggccgcgacgtggcgctGAAAAAAGTCACGATCCACGAGGTGAAGGACGGCATGCCGATCactgcgctgcgtgagatCAAGCTGCtcaagacgctgcgccaTCCCTATATTGTGCCTGTGATCGACATGGCGTACAACCCCTCGGGCGAGCGCGGAAAGATGGGCGAGGTGTTTATGGTCGAGCCGTACATGGACCACGATCTGAACGGCCTGCTGGACAACCCCACGATCCAGCTGCAGATGAACCAGATCAAGCTGTACATgcgccagctcctcgaAGGCACACTGTACATGCACCAAAACCGCATCCTGCACCGCGACATGAAGGCCGCGAACCTGCTCATTGACAACAATGGCCAGCTGCAGATCGCCGACtttggcctcgcgcgcccgTACTTTGACCCCGGGCACGCGTGGAAGGCGCGGGGGTGGAAAGGTGGCTCGAACAACTACACCGACATGGTCGTCACACGCTGGTACCGTCcgcccgagctgctcgccgggCAGCGCAACTATGGCCCGCCGATCGACATGTGGGGCATCGGGTGCATTCTCGCCGAGATGGTCACCGGCAAGCCGCTGTTCAAAGGCGCCTCGGAAATCaaccagctcgagctgatCGCGTCGCTGTGCGGCTCGCCGAACGACGACAACTTCCCCGGCTGGTCCAAGCTCCCTGGCGTGAAGAACGCGACCGCGTCCGGACGCCCGGACAACAACCCCGCGACGCAGGGCCGCCACGACTTTGGACGCCATCCCCGCGTGGTGCGGCAGCACTTTACGAcggtcgtcgacgtggGCCGCGAGTGCGCCGACCTAATCGACCGCCTCCTGGTCCTCGACCCCTGCAAGCGCAtgacggccgccgaggcgctcgagcacgagtGGTTCTGGACGAAGCCCTACCCCGCGGAccccgcgtcgctgcccaAGTACAATCCCTCGAAAGAGATCGACCGCAACAAGCACGGACACAAGGTGCCGGGCCGCGTCCAGATGGCGCCCATGCCCGGCGTCCATCCGCCGATGCCGATCccctcggcgcgcgacgcgctgccgatGGTGCCGCCTCCGATGGCGATCCCGCCCCCGCAGCAGCCGCCCATGGCGCCGGGCGGTGGCGCCTATCCTCCGatgccgcgcctgccgatGGCGCCCGCCCCCccccgcggcggcggcttccAGCGCGGCAAGGACCAAGGGTGGTACAACCccgcgacgggcgcgcctgcgcgccctGGCGGTGGCCCGCCCAAGTACTATTAA
- the hxk1 gene encoding hexokinase (COG:G; EggNog:ENOG503NW32) gives MTNETPEKKISVFSRESNCFDRPPAQQDKLDERLKDLEKLFEVSAETLREITDRFVEVLREGLQKPEQTVPMLPTFVFGWPTGKETGKYLSLDLGGTNVRVCLVHLKGEGKFEITQSKYRLTDEQKQEDGSKLFDFCADNVAEFVQKHYSEEERNGEPISLGFTFSYPTVQNAIDHGELIRWTKGFGNPNTEGHDCADMLRKSLQRRKVPVELKSIINDTTGTLIASNYVERDTKIACIFGTGCNAAYMEHIGEIPKIAHLELPHDEDMAINCEYGAFDSFKPQYLPRTKYDEYIDLHSNKPKEQVYEKMIAGLYLGEIFRLILCDLVDEGVLFLGQETYKIEKPFSFDTAFLSLIETDPTDELLTVMGLFKYFFGLETEIEERKFFRKLSRSIGTRSARLSACGISAIVKKMGYTKDGCMVGCDGSLYAKYPNFADRLHEALVDILGPDGKKIRTRQAEDGSGAGSAVIAAMTKERKSAGRYSHV, from the exons ATGACGAACGAGACGCCGGAGAAG AAAATCTCCGTCTTTAGCCGCGAGAGCAACTGCTTCGaccggccgccggcgcagcaggacaagctcgacgagagGCTCAAGGACCTCGAGAAGCTCTTCGAGGTCAgcgccgagacgctgcgtgagATCACCGATCGCttcgtcgaggtgctgcgcgagggtCTGCAGAAGCCGGAACAGACTGTG CCCATGCTTCCTACGTTCGTGTTCGGCTGGCCGACCGGCAAGGAGACGGGCAAGTACCTctcgctcgacctcggtgGCACCAACGTCCGCGTCTGCCTTGTGCACCTCAAGGGCGAGGGCAAGTTCGAGATCACCCAGTCCAAGTACCGCCTCACGGACGAGCAGAAGCAGGAGGACGGCTCCAAGCTCTTTGACTTTTGCGCCGATAACGTCGCAGAGTTTGTGCAGAAGCACTACTCCGAAGAGGAGCGCAACGGAGAGCCGATCTCGCTCGGTTTCACTTTCAGTTACCCTACCGTCCAGAACGCCATCGACCACGGCGAGCTGATCCGCTGGACCAAGGGCTTTGGCAACCCCAACACCGAGGGCCACGACTGCGCGGACATGCTCCGCAAGAGTctccagcgccgcaaggtcCCGGTCGAGCTCAAGTCGATCATCAACGACACAACCGGTACCCTCATCGCCTCGAActacgtcgagcgcgacacAAAGATCGCGTGCATCTTTGGCACGGGCTGTAACGCGGCGTACATGGAGCACATTGGCGAGATCCCCAAGattgcgcacctcgagctgccCCACGACGAGGACATGGCGATCAACTGCGAGTACGGCGCGTTCGACTCGTTCAAGCCCCAGTACCTTCCACGCACCAAGTACGACGAGTACATCGACCTGCACTCGAACAAGCCCAAGGAGCAGGTGTATGAGAAGATGATCGCGGGTCTCTACCTCGGCGAGATCTTCCGCCTGATTCTGTGCGACCTCGTGGATGAGGGCGTGCTGTTCCTCGGTCAGGAGACATACAAGATCGAGAAGCCGTTCAGCTTCGACACCGCCTTCCTCTCGCTGATCGAGACCGACCCGacggacgagctgctcaccgTCATGGGTCTGTTCAAGTACTTCTTCGGCCTCGAGACCGAgatcgaggagcgcaagtTCTTCCGCAagctctcgcgcagcatcggcacgcgctcggcccgcCTGAGTGCCTGCGGTATCTCGGCGATCGTCAAGAAGATGGGCTACACCAAGGACGGCTGCATGGTCGGCTGCGACGGCAGCCTCTACGCCAAGTACCCCAACTTTGCCGACCGtctgcacgaggcgctcgtcgacatCCTCGGCCCGGACGGCAAGAAGAtccgcacgcgccaggccgaggacggctcgggcgcgggctCGGCGGTGATTGCGGCCATGaccaaggagcgcaagtCGGCCGGCCGCTACAGTCACGTCTAA
- a CDS encoding uncharacterized protein (EggNog:ENOG503P539; COG:J): MARAVPALTRLATTPLPAARPLTTTAALAKKKKGGADKGAEPPADVEGQLDLNAIGDQMAKTVAKCAESVQATVGSLGRVDASLLDPVRVSYGKDTKATPLHDYATVGVRDNLLIITAYEEGSLKHIEKGIYAAKLDLSPRIAPEEGECVIVVPVPKPTGETRQLLVQKCVQASEQAKVALRSARQTAQKQLKADLDNKVVSKTVMQKESKKLEDLTKAHTAAVERLASDAQKRLQK; this comes from the exons atggcgcgcgccgtgcctgCTCTGACGCGGCTCGCAACGACCCCCCTCCCCGCAGCCCGTCCCCTGACGACCACTGCCGCCCTTGCCAAGAAGAAAAagggcggcgccgacaaAGGGGCCGAGCCGCCTGCCGATGTCGAGGGCCAGCTCGACCTGAACGCGATCGGCGACCAGATGGCCAAGACCGTGGCCAAGTGCGCCGAGAGTGTCCAGGCGACTGTCGGCTCGCTGGGCCGTGTCGATGCGT CGCTTCTCGACCCTGTGCGCGTGTCGTACGGCAAAGACACCAAGGccacgccgctgcacgaCTATGCGACGGTCGGTGTGCGCGATAACCTGCTGATTATTACGGCCTACGAGGAAGGC TCGCTGAAGCACATTGAAAAAGGCATCTATGCCGCCAAGCTCGACCTGTCCCCCCGCATCGCGCCCGAGGAAGGCGAGTGTGTGATTGTGGTGCCCGTGCCCAA ACCCACGGGCGAGACGCGCCAGCTGCTGGTGCAAAAGTGTGTGCAGGCCAGTGAGCAGGCCAaggtcgcgctgcggtcCGCGCGGCAGACTGCGCAGAAGCAGCTCAAAGCCGACCTCGACAACAAGGTCGTCTCCAAGACGGTGATGCAAAAAGAGTCCAAGAAGCTCGAGGACCTGACCAAAGCGCAcacggccgccgtcgagcgcctcgccagcGATGCGCAAAAGCGCCTGCAGAAGTAA